The following proteins come from a genomic window of Paenibacillus sp. CAA11:
- a CDS encoding CBS domain-containing protein, whose translation MRSGLSGKLISRGRDVIMKVSQIMTEDVVTVNRKDNIYEAAVKMKQHDTGFIPVVDQDGSTLIGVITDRDLVVRGIAEKKPGSTEVAEVMTQGIRTASVDMTIDEASELMAEQQIRRLPVTEGKKLIGIVSIGDMAVRNIFSDEAGEALSQISEQVH comes from the coding sequence ATGAGAAGCGGGCTTTCGGGGAAGCTTATTTCCCGAGGGAGGGATGTCATTATGAAGGTCAGCCAAATTATGACTGAGGATGTAGTTACAGTAAACCGCAAGGATAATATTTATGAAGCAGCTGTGAAGATGAAGCAGCATGATACGGGTTTTATTCCTGTTGTAGATCAGGATGGTTCTACGCTCATTGGTGTAATTACCGACCGTGACCTAGTGGTTCGCGGGATTGCGGAGAAGAAACCTGGATCTACTGAAGTAGCTGAGGTTATGACGCAAGGAATTCGCACAGCAAGTGTGGATATGACGATTGATGAGGCTTCCGAGCTGATGGCCGAGCAGCAAATTCGCCGTCTTCCCGTGACAGAGGGCAAGAAGCTGATCGGCATTGTTTCGATCGGAGACATGGCTGTGCGTAATATTTTCTCAGATGAAGCCGGTGAGGCGCTTAGCCAAATTTCCGAGCAGGTTCACTAA